One Pantanalinema sp. genomic window carries:
- a CDS encoding alpha-amylase family protein: MRISSHQILIDDRADLVFGGEFQYFRIQRDQWEGLLTSFKEAGVNLISAYVPWIWHEVREGEFDFDGRTAPERDLRGFLYLCRRLELPVIIKPGPYIYAEYQGFGIPFWLRERYPETLMRPPLLPDHPEVFLNHPRFLELTRRWFDALAPLLAPMIAAGEIVALQLDNETGMPQYGAGPYLTDLNPESVRQLRQYLAGRYADIQALNEAWGTKHVDFEHLVPPSSAPTTRSQLVDLARYVEDTVVGYLGTLKGFWQELGIDTHFYLNDVWFPSWPNHFAKKNRVAPVGFDLYPKFIRVSTPLDQPYAISFVPKMYRAMLRGGPLMAPEIGAGWMDVGVKVPVIATLQKMMASYLRGSQCNILYPLHEGQDPDGSKYLYRSPFNHKGERSERMAVVEALGQFRKDWGRLLADSEEVSSPVGILYYQDATHDILQYTCDPVKVARENLDDAIDRGVTHFPANAGLYGALVEGGYQPRVLELDTATPSELSACKVLFFNCTGHLAPELVSKLEAYVEAGGSLVTLGTPFVEGDHRLFPGRLKRTWRPRALAVVTGTVGDLTWFHLRDRHKIAHPIVRFTLEKLQPVMGMIKHATRAGVWLTDSLYGGKVWCARMVSYVTVPPGGTELLNYMKAPVGYMAPVGAGTSAFVGTLLGPILDSPGYYLDDPARKQSVVSFVSSLLVQLGVKPLTRPLLGLEPVLRRTPEGTLLALINRGEARDFTMSLPEGYQADRITQQFSYLGSKATWDAHLSGHMMGGDVLLLHLADA, encoded by the coding sequence ATGCGCATCAGCTCCCACCAGATCCTCATCGACGACCGGGCCGATCTGGTGTTCGGCGGCGAGTTCCAGTATTTTCGCATCCAGCGGGATCAGTGGGAAGGCCTGCTCACCTCCTTCAAGGAGGCGGGCGTCAACCTGATCTCCGCCTACGTGCCCTGGATCTGGCACGAGGTGCGCGAGGGCGAGTTCGACTTCGACGGCCGCACCGCCCCCGAGCGCGACCTGCGCGGCTTCCTCTACCTGTGCCGCCGGCTGGAGCTGCCGGTCATCATCAAGCCCGGCCCCTACATCTACGCCGAGTACCAGGGCTTCGGGATCCCCTTCTGGCTGCGCGAGCGCTACCCCGAGACCCTCATGCGCCCGCCCCTGCTCCCCGACCATCCGGAGGTCTTCCTCAACCACCCCCGCTTCCTCGAGCTGACCCGGCGCTGGTTCGATGCCCTCGCTCCCTTGCTCGCGCCCATGATCGCAGCCGGCGAGATCGTGGCCCTCCAGCTCGACAACGAGACGGGCATGCCCCAGTACGGCGCGGGCCCCTACCTGACCGACCTCAACCCCGAGTCGGTCCGCCAGCTGCGGCAGTACCTCGCCGGGCGCTACGCCGACATCCAGGCCCTCAACGAGGCCTGGGGCACCAAGCACGTCGACTTCGAGCACCTCGTCCCGCCCTCCTCGGCCCCCACGACCCGCTCCCAGCTCGTGGACCTGGCGCGCTACGTCGAGGACACGGTGGTCGGCTACCTCGGCACCCTCAAGGGCTTCTGGCAGGAGCTCGGGATCGACACCCACTTCTACCTCAACGACGTGTGGTTCCCGAGCTGGCCCAACCACTTCGCCAAGAAGAACCGGGTCGCGCCGGTGGGCTTCGACCTCTATCCCAAGTTCATCCGGGTCTCGACGCCCCTGGACCAGCCGTACGCCATCAGCTTCGTGCCCAAGATGTACCGGGCCATGCTGCGGGGCGGCCCCCTGATGGCCCCCGAGATCGGCGCCGGCTGGATGGACGTGGGCGTCAAGGTGCCCGTCATCGCCACCCTCCAGAAGATGATGGCCTCCTACCTGCGCGGCAGCCAGTGCAACATCCTCTACCCCCTCCACGAGGGCCAGGACCCGGACGGCTCCAAGTACCTCTACCGCTCGCCCTTCAATCACAAGGGGGAGCGCTCGGAGCGCATGGCGGTGGTCGAGGCCCTGGGGCAGTTCCGCAAGGACTGGGGAAGGCTCTTGGCCGACAGCGAGGAGGTCTCCTCGCCGGTGGGAATCCTCTACTACCAGGACGCCACCCACGACATCCTCCAGTACACCTGCGACCCGGTGAAGGTCGCCCGGGAGAACCTGGACGACGCCATCGACCGGGGGGTCACCCACTTCCCGGCGAACGCCGGGCTGTACGGAGCCCTGGTCGAGGGCGGCTACCAGCCCCGGGTGCTGGAGCTCGACACGGCGACCCCCTCGGAGCTTTCCGCCTGCAAGGTGCTGTTCTTCAACTGCACGGGGCACCTCGCTCCCGAGCTCGTCTCGAAGCTCGAGGCGTACGTGGAGGCCGGCGGTTCGCTCGTGACCCTGGGCACCCCCTTCGTCGAGGGCGACCACCGGCTCTTCCCCGGCCGCCTCAAGCGCACCTGGCGGCCCCGGGCCCTCGCGGTCGTCACCGGCACCGTGGGCGACCTGACCTGGTTCCACCTGCGCGATCGCCACAAGATCGCCCACCCGATCGTGCGCTTCACCCTCGAGAAGCTGCAGCCGGTCATGGGCATGATCAAGCACGCGACCCGCGCCGGGGTGTGGCTCACCGACAGCCTCTACGGCGGCAAGGTCTGGTGCGCGCGGATGGTGAGCTACGTGACGGTGCCGCCGGGAGGCACCGAGCTCCTCAACTACATGAAGGCCCCGGTCGGCTACATGGCGCCGGTGGGCGCCGGCACCTCCGCCTTCGTGGGCACCCTGCTCGGCCCCATCCTGGACAGCCCCGGCTACTACCTGGACGATCCGGCGCGCAAGCAGTCGGTGGTCAGCTTCGTCTCGAGCCTCCTGGTGCAGCTCGGCGTGAAGCCCCTGACCCGGCCCCTCTTGGGCCTGGAGCCCGTCCTGCGCAGGACCCCCGAGGGCACGCTCCTGGCGCTGATCAACCGCGGCGAGGCCCGGGACTTCACCATGAGCCTGCCCGAGGGCTATCAGGCGGATCGCATCACCCAGCAGTTCTCGTACCTTGGCTCGAAGGCCACCTGGGACGCTCACCTCTCGGGGCACATGATGGGAGGCGACGTGCTCCTCCTGCACCTGGCGGATGCTTGA
- the grpE gene encoding nucleotide exchange factor GrpE, with translation MAEEELKEATLVEPGPDADARDQRIAELEGQFKRLAADFENYRRRQTQEREELVKFAASRVFENLLPVVDNLERAIASSKKATDVQQVITGVELIQRQMMDFFAKSGVVPMEAQGAAFDPNLHEAIAQFATTEAPDQTVLAEVQKGYYLNGKVLRHAMVQVASNPSAALNTEPKTEVAANAAESHKEDNHG, from the coding sequence TTGGCAGAAGAAGAACTCAAGGAGGCGACTTTGGTCGAGCCCGGTCCCGACGCCGACGCGCGGGACCAGCGCATCGCGGAGCTGGAGGGCCAGTTCAAGCGGCTGGCGGCGGACTTCGAGAACTACCGCCGGCGCCAGACCCAGGAGCGCGAGGAGCTGGTCAAGTTCGCCGCTTCCCGCGTCTTCGAGAACCTCTTGCCGGTCGTCGACAACCTCGAGCGCGCCATCGCGAGCTCCAAGAAGGCCACCGACGTCCAGCAGGTGATCACCGGCGTCGAGCTGATCCAGCGCCAGATGATGGACTTTTTCGCCAAGTCGGGGGTCGTGCCCATGGAGGCCCAGGGCGCTGCCTTCGACCCCAACCTGCACGAGGCGATCGCCCAGTTCGCGACGACCGAGGCCCCCGACCAGACGGTGCTCGCCGAGGTCCAGAAGGGCTACTACCTCAACGGGAAGGTCCTGCGCCACGCCATGGTGCAGGTCGCCAGCAACCCCAGCGCCGCACTCAACACCGAACCAAAGACCGAGGTGGCAGCTAACGCCGCCGAATCGCATAAGGAGGACAACCATGGGTAA
- the cysS gene encoding cysteine--tRNA ligase, translated as MLRVYNDRTHRLEAFNPQHAPDVTMYVCGPTVYNFIHLGNLRCFIAWDVVRRYLEHAGYRVKHAQNFTDVDDKIIRDAAIAGEPWDAFAERFIREFFVDADAFNIRRAHVYPKATEHIQDMVDHIEGLIAKGNAYAVDGDVYFAVDTFETYGCLSGRSLEQMQAGARVEVDERKRNPMDFALWKAAKPGEPAWNSPWGPGRPGWHIECSAMVRKHLGDTIDLHTGGLDLTFPHHENEIAQSEALTGHTFARYWLHNGFLTIDAEKMSKSLGNFATARDVQAAYDPQDVRFFMLGTHYRQELDFSDAAIRAAGTGLSRLRKTLSRHKDRLVAPTEAVTALQEHLTEAFRSAMDEDFNTSRALAVLFEGAKAIGELKGTDEAAAGHAVKTLFDLSDDVLGIDLSALPAERRDLSDLADALSALAAEFGVEGETLEQRLEALIARRASAKAAKEWAVADGIRNRLKDLGVTLMDRPGGETAWERAEALGVGG; from the coding sequence ATGCTACGCGTGTACAACGATCGGACCCACCGGCTGGAGGCCTTCAACCCCCAGCACGCGCCGGACGTGACCATGTACGTCTGCGGTCCGACGGTCTACAACTTCATCCACCTGGGCAACCTGCGCTGCTTCATCGCCTGGGACGTGGTGCGCCGCTACCTCGAGCACGCCGGCTACCGGGTCAAGCACGCCCAGAACTTCACCGACGTGGACGACAAGATCATCCGCGACGCGGCGATCGCGGGCGAGCCCTGGGACGCCTTCGCCGAGCGCTTCATCCGCGAGTTCTTCGTCGACGCCGACGCCTTCAACATCCGGCGCGCCCACGTCTACCCCAAGGCCACCGAGCACATCCAGGACATGGTCGATCACATCGAGGGCCTGATCGCGAAGGGCAACGCCTACGCGGTGGACGGCGACGTGTACTTCGCCGTCGACACCTTCGAGACCTACGGCTGCCTCTCGGGCCGCTCCCTGGAGCAGATGCAGGCGGGCGCGCGCGTCGAGGTGGACGAGCGCAAGCGCAACCCCATGGACTTCGCCCTCTGGAAGGCCGCCAAGCCCGGCGAGCCGGCCTGGAACAGCCCCTGGGGCCCGGGCCGGCCCGGCTGGCACATCGAGTGCTCGGCCATGGTCCGCAAGCACCTGGGCGACACCATCGACCTGCACACCGGCGGGCTGGACCTCACCTTCCCCCACCACGAGAACGAGATCGCCCAGAGCGAGGCCCTCACGGGCCACACCTTCGCCCGCTACTGGCTCCACAACGGCTTCTTGACCATCGACGCCGAGAAGATGTCCAAGAGCCTGGGCAACTTCGCCACCGCCCGCGACGTGCAGGCCGCCTACGACCCGCAGGACGTGCGCTTCTTCATGCTCGGCACCCACTACCGCCAGGAGCTCGACTTCTCCGACGCGGCCATCCGGGCGGCGGGGACGGGCCTCTCGCGCCTGCGCAAGACCCTCTCGCGCCACAAGGATCGCCTGGTCGCCCCCACCGAGGCGGTGACGGCCCTCCAGGAGCACCTCACCGAGGCCTTCCGCTCGGCCATGGACGAGGACTTCAACACCTCGCGGGCCCTGGCCGTCCTCTTCGAGGGGGCCAAGGCCATCGGCGAGCTCAAGGGCACCGACGAGGCGGCCGCGGGCCACGCGGTGAAGACCCTCTTCGACCTCTCGGACGACGTGCTCGGTATCGACCTCTCGGCCCTGCCCGCCGAGAGGCGGGACCTCTCGGATCTCGCGGACGCCCTCTCGGCCCTGGCCGCCGAGTTCGGCGTGGAAGGAGAGACCCTCGAGCAGCGGCTCGAGGCCCTCATCGCGCGCCGGGCCTCGGCCAAGGCCGCCAAGGAGTGGGCCGTGGCCGACGGCATCCGCAACCGTCTCAAGGACCTGGGCGTCACCCTGATGGATCGCCCGGGCGGCGAGACCGCCTGGGAGCGCGCCGAGGCCCTGGGTGTCGGGGGGTAG
- the dnaK gene encoding molecular chaperone DnaK: MGKVIGIDLGTTNSVVCVMEGGKPVVIANAEGARLTPSIVGFSKTGERLVGQVAKRQAITNPENTVYSIKRFIGHNFDEDKIQEARSKMPYQVKKASTGAAAVEIMGKEYSPQEISAMVLGKLKADAEAYLGEKVTQAVITVPAYFNDAQRQATKDAGTIAGLEVLRIINEPTASALAYGEDKSNDHTILVYDLGGGTFDVSILELGDGVFEVKASAGDPNLGGDNFDERIIGWLIDEFKKSEGIDLGKDKMALQRLKEAAEKAKIELSSMVTTNINLPFITADQSGPKHLDLTLSRAKFEEMTADLVEATMGPTRQAMSDAGLKPSEIDKIILVGGSTRIPAVQDAIRKYLAKEPDKSVNPDEAVALGAAIQAGVLGGEVKDVLLLDVTPLSLGIETLGGVFTKLIERNTTIPTSKSQVFSTAADGQTSVEIHVLQGEREMAGDNKTLGKFQLTGIPAMPRGVPQIEVTFDIDANGIVNVSAKDKATGNEQKIAITNTSGLSKDEVEKMRRDAEAHAEDDKKRKELVEARNSADAAIYTAEKTLRESADKLNDEQKTKLEGAVSKLREASGKEDLQAITQATNDLTQTVYEVNAAVFGQGTGTPGAEGAAAGAAAGSGGDNVVDADYEEVK, encoded by the coding sequence ATGGGTAAGGTCATCGGGATCGACTTGGGCACCACCAACTCGGTCGTCTGCGTGATGGAGGGCGGCAAGCCCGTCGTCATCGCCAACGCCGAGGGTGCGCGTCTCACCCCGTCGATCGTGGGCTTCAGCAAGACCGGCGAGCGTCTCGTCGGCCAGGTCGCCAAGCGCCAGGCCATCACCAACCCCGAGAACACCGTCTACTCGATCAAGCGCTTCATCGGCCACAACTTCGACGAGGACAAGATCCAGGAAGCCCGCTCCAAGATGCCCTACCAGGTCAAGAAGGCGTCGACCGGGGCCGCGGCCGTCGAGATCATGGGCAAGGAGTACTCGCCCCAGGAGATCTCGGCCATGGTGCTCGGCAAGCTCAAGGCCGACGCCGAGGCCTACCTCGGCGAGAAGGTGACCCAGGCGGTCATCACCGTGCCCGCGTACTTCAACGACGCCCAGCGCCAGGCCACCAAGGACGCCGGCACCATCGCCGGCCTCGAGGTGCTGCGCATCATCAACGAGCCGACCGCCTCGGCGCTCGCCTACGGCGAGGACAAGTCCAACGACCACACGATCCTGGTCTACGACCTGGGCGGCGGCACCTTCGACGTGTCGATCCTGGAGCTGGGCGACGGCGTGTTCGAGGTCAAGGCCTCGGCGGGCGACCCCAACCTGGGCGGCGACAACTTCGACGAGCGGATCATCGGCTGGCTGATCGACGAGTTCAAGAAGAGCGAGGGCATCGACCTCGGCAAGGACAAGATGGCCCTGCAGCGCCTCAAAGAGGCCGCCGAGAAGGCCAAGATCGAGCTGTCCTCGATGGTCACCACCAACATCAACCTGCCCTTCATCACCGCCGACCAGTCCGGCCCCAAGCACCTGGACCTGACGCTCAGCCGCGCCAAGTTCGAGGAGATGACCGCCGATCTGGTCGAGGCGACCATGGGGCCCACCCGCCAGGCCATGTCGGACGCCGGCCTCAAGCCCAGCGAGATCGACAAGATCATCCTGGTGGGCGGCTCGACCCGCATCCCCGCGGTGCAGGACGCCATCCGCAAGTATCTGGCCAAGGAGCCGGACAAGAGCGTCAACCCTGACGAGGCCGTCGCCCTCGGCGCCGCCATCCAGGCGGGCGTGCTCGGCGGCGAGGTCAAGGACGTGCTGCTCTTGGACGTCACCCCGCTCTCCTTGGGCATCGAGACCCTCGGCGGCGTGTTCACCAAGCTGATCGAGCGCAACACCACCATCCCCACCTCCAAGAGCCAGGTCTTCTCGACGGCGGCCGACGGCCAGACCTCGGTCGAGATCCACGTCCTGCAGGGCGAGCGCGAGATGGCCGGCGACAACAAGACGCTCGGCAAGTTCCAGCTCACCGGCATCCCCGCCATGCCCCGCGGCGTGCCCCAGATCGAGGTGACCTTCGACATCGACGCCAACGGCATCGTCAACGTCTCGGCCAAGGACAAGGCGACCGGCAACGAGCAGAAGATCGCGATCACCAACACCAGCGGTCTCTCCAAGGACGAGGTCGAGAAGATGCGCCGCGACGCCGAGGCCCACGCCGAGGACGACAAGAAGCGCAAGGAGCTGGTCGAGGCCCGCAACTCGGCGGATGCCGCGATCTACACCGCCGAGAAGACCCTTCGCGAGTCGGCCGACAAGCTGAACGACGAGCAGAAGACCAAGCTCGAGGGCGCGGTGTCCAAGCTCCGCGAGGCGAGCGGCAAGGAGGACCTCCAGGCCATCACCCAGGCGACCAACGACCTGACCCAGACGGTCTACGAGGTCAACGCGGCCGTCTTCGGCCAGGGCACCGGCACCCCCGGCGCCGAGGGCGCCGCGGCGGGCGCGGCGGCCGGTTCGGGCGGCGACAACGTCGTCGACGCGGACTACGAAGAGGTCAAGTAG
- the dnaJ gene encoding molecular chaperone DnaJ, with protein MSTKRDYYEVLGVAKNASDDELKKSYRKLARQYHPDVNKDPGAEDRFKEVTEAYEVLSDAQKRQRYDQFGHAASQGGFGGGAPGFEGFEGFGGFGDIFEAFFGGGAGQGPGSRRRRGPERGADLRFDLEFPFRDAVFGSEQTIDIYHLEKCDDCTGSGAKAGSSVSTCGLCQGTGQITQTQRTIFGQFSQVAPCPKCGGEGKVIETPCPTCKGAGRNKKAKKLSVKVPAGVDTGARLRVTGEGDVGPKGGPAGDLYIVLHVQEDERFERQDTELFYTEAITFPQAALGDEVQVPTLEGTETIKIPAGTQHGTTFVLKGQGVPLLGDPKGRRGDLHVEVKIAVPTKLSEEEADLLRRFDELAKKKAEHHGVNWMDMLKSALGGKH; from the coding sequence ATGAGCACCAAACGCGATTACTACGAGGTCCTCGGCGTCGCCAAGAACGCCTCGGACGACGAGCTCAAGAAGAGCTACCGCAAGCTGGCGCGCCAGTACCACCCGGACGTCAACAAGGACCCCGGGGCCGAGGACCGCTTCAAGGAGGTCACCGAGGCCTACGAGGTCCTCTCGGACGCCCAGAAGCGCCAGCGCTACGACCAGTTCGGCCACGCCGCCTCGCAGGGGGGCTTCGGCGGGGGCGCTCCCGGCTTCGAGGGCTTCGAGGGGTTCGGCGGCTTCGGCGATATCTTCGAGGCCTTCTTCGGGGGCGGGGCGGGCCAAGGCCCCGGTTCGCGCCGGCGCCGCGGCCCCGAGCGGGGCGCCGACCTGCGCTTCGACCTGGAGTTTCCGTTCCGCGACGCGGTCTTCGGAAGCGAGCAGACCATCGACATCTACCACCTCGAGAAGTGCGACGACTGCACGGGCTCGGGAGCCAAGGCGGGCAGTTCGGTCTCGACCTGCGGCCTTTGCCAGGGCACCGGCCAGATCACCCAGACCCAGCGCACCATCTTCGGCCAGTTCTCCCAGGTGGCGCCCTGCCCCAAGTGCGGCGGCGAGGGCAAGGTCATCGAGACCCCCTGCCCCACCTGCAAGGGCGCCGGCCGCAACAAGAAGGCCAAGAAGCTCTCGGTCAAGGTGCCGGCGGGCGTCGACACGGGTGCGCGCCTGCGGGTGACCGGTGAGGGCGACGTGGGCCCCAAGGGGGGACCCGCGGGCGACCTCTACATCGTCCTGCACGTGCAGGAGGACGAGCGCTTCGAGCGCCAGGACACCGAGCTCTTCTACACCGAGGCCATCACCTTCCCGCAGGCGGCGCTGGGCGACGAGGTCCAGGTGCCCACCCTGGAGGGGACCGAGACCATCAAGATCCCGGCGGGCACCCAGCACGGCACCACCTTCGTGCTCAAGGGCCAGGGCGTGCCGCTCCTGGGCGACCCCAAGGGCCGCCGCGGCGACCTGCACGTGGAGGTCAAGATCGCGGTGCCGACCAAGCTCTCCGAGGAGGAGGCCGACCTCCTGCGGCGCTTCGACGAGCTCGCCAAGAAGAAGGCCGAGCACCACGGCGTCAACTGGATGGACATGCTCAAGAGTGCCCTGGGCGGCAAGCACTAG
- the hrcA gene encoding heat-inducible transcriptional repressor HrcA, whose protein sequence is MFGNDFRLTPRKQHILRAVIRDYIQTAEPVGSRTLSRKYDLGLSPATIRNELSDLEEEGLLRQPHASSGRVPSDHGYRVFVDNLMEPGALSLEQREQLARTPLRAQELPELMLQTAKLTAVLAGCTAIVRAPRQADSRIKFIQLMPVAEQDVLLIMLTDRGQVSNQLIRLPEPLSTEELMVVANFLNEQLRDRALDQLTQDALSEVSGKLSAYHAVLSALWDRIPRSKPSERLYLSHQSYLAQQPEFGEMGKVGHLLTLLEQDRVMLELMDALASGARDKASVAIGSENPLTDFRECSVVTAPYRLGEQVLGEVAVIGPTRMHYATAIAAVEAMAERLSSALTDLYGLEPPSGPRP, encoded by the coding sequence ATGTTTGGAAACGACTTTCGGCTGACACCGAGAAAGCAGCATATCCTGCGCGCGGTGATCCGCGACTACATCCAGACCGCCGAGCCGGTCGGCTCCCGCACGCTCTCCAGGAAGTACGATCTGGGCCTCTCGCCGGCGACCATCCGCAATGAGCTGTCCGATCTCGAGGAGGAGGGCCTGCTGCGCCAGCCCCACGCCTCTTCCGGGCGGGTGCCCTCGGATCACGGCTACCGCGTCTTCGTCGACAACCTGATGGAGCCTGGCGCCCTGAGCCTCGAGCAGCGCGAGCAGCTGGCGCGCACCCCCCTGCGCGCCCAGGAGCTCCCCGAGCTCATGCTGCAGACGGCCAAGCTGACGGCGGTGCTCGCGGGCTGCACGGCGATCGTGCGCGCCCCGCGCCAGGCCGACAGCCGCATCAAGTTCATCCAGCTGATGCCCGTGGCCGAGCAGGACGTGCTGCTCATCATGCTCACCGACCGGGGGCAGGTCTCGAACCAGCTCATCCGCTTGCCCGAGCCCCTCTCGACCGAGGAGCTCATGGTCGTCGCCAACTTCCTCAACGAGCAGCTGCGCGATCGAGCGCTGGACCAGCTCACCCAGGACGCGCTGTCCGAGGTTAGCGGCAAGCTCTCGGCCTATCACGCGGTGCTCTCGGCCCTGTGGGACCGCATCCCCCGCAGCAAGCCGAGCGAGCGCCTCTACCTCAGCCACCAGTCGTATCTCGCCCAGCAGCCGGAGTTCGGCGAGATGGGCAAGGTGGGCCATCTGCTGACCCTGCTCGAGCAGGACCGGGTCATGCTCGAGCTCATGGACGCGCTCGCCTCGGGCGCTCGCGACAAGGCGAGCGTCGCCATCGGCTCCGAGAACCCGCTCACCGACTTCCGGGAGTGCTCGGTGGTCACGGCCCCCTACCGCCTCGGCGAGCAGGTGCTCGGCGAGGTGGCGGTGATCGGACCGACCCGGATGCACTACGCGACGGCGATCGCCGCCGTCGAGGCCATGGCCGAGCGCCTCAGCTCGGCCCTCACCGACCTCTACGGCCTGGAGCCGCCGTCTGGCCCTCGCCCTTAG
- a CDS encoding cyclic nucleotide-binding domain-containing protein yields the protein MHVVRFPGAAYVATQSHRILLGTFPEIHQHLMRAGLAWPNVVVFTDAVLRDRLPQMVPEFLFFGHVFFNRNFDFETLSVKEPLAFVGTESQVLRASRLMDISLLGMTPEVLSRELDPVRAAMLKRECDYFALKDRSGAIIPTDRFLDSRAWDASGLASFGDTVIERLGAQRYAVRENGEEVVVDLSDVALQGPAWTIPEVSELASSEPFSVRILGAAGAFQHVAPSTSYLMTLDGAHYLIDCSPYVHRTLERFGVGVEQIRGIFISHIHDDHTGDLMAFARANEPIDLFTTREVWACLSIKLAAILDIDEGAVTSFFRFREVVPGTPLFLDGARLDFHDACHSVPCVGVTVAVAGEELVITSDTAGRRQLIDMRQKGVIDEARFASLEALLRGRKVIVDAGEATIHGYIEDFLHLEDHDNLVLAHRHTLPSQYEERFELAQPLQLFELGNLGAAARNAGKIGRTLDSWHLSDPGAWTERFASEASMRESAAGEVVIKQGSAAEDGCFYLVTHGFFDVLMNGATVAQLRAGDFFGEQALLDAAGKRAATVLATTPGRLLAIPGGTFRAMLAGEDALAAGEGRELLSDRLRRLWENRRAMARSAVFSGLDAYTLNAFSLRLQQVQMGPEQVVIRAGSADDDACYLVVSGSLRVENPDLAEAPVLRENDLFGEGVAGGFTPKRSATVRTLEPCTLLKLSPQDIRSIGNKHPQVLSALRELAQQRRYLPAV from the coding sequence ATGCATGTCGTTCGATTCCCTGGCGCCGCCTACGTCGCGACCCAATCGCATCGGATCCTCCTGGGCACGTTTCCCGAGATCCACCAGCACCTCATGCGTGCCGGGCTCGCCTGGCCGAACGTGGTCGTCTTCACCGACGCCGTCCTGCGCGATCGCCTGCCCCAGATGGTGCCCGAGTTCCTTTTCTTCGGCCACGTCTTCTTCAACCGCAACTTCGACTTCGAGACCCTGTCGGTCAAGGAGCCCCTGGCCTTCGTGGGCACCGAGAGCCAGGTCTTGCGCGCTTCGCGGCTCATGGACATCTCGCTGCTGGGCATGACCCCCGAGGTGCTCTCGCGCGAGCTGGACCCCGTTCGCGCGGCCATGCTCAAGCGCGAGTGCGACTACTTCGCCCTGAAGGACAGGAGCGGGGCGATCATCCCGACCGATCGCTTCCTCGACTCGCGCGCCTGGGACGCCTCGGGCCTGGCGTCGTTCGGCGACACGGTGATCGAGCGCCTGGGCGCCCAGCGCTACGCGGTGCGCGAGAACGGCGAGGAGGTCGTGGTGGACCTCTCCGACGTCGCCCTGCAGGGGCCGGCCTGGACCATCCCCGAGGTGTCGGAGCTCGCCTCCTCGGAGCCCTTCTCGGTGCGCATCCTGGGGGCGGCGGGCGCCTTCCAGCACGTGGCCCCCAGCACCAGCTACCTGATGACCCTCGACGGCGCCCACTACCTCATCGATTGCTCGCCCTACGTCCACCGCACCCTGGAGCGCTTCGGGGTGGGGGTCGAGCAGATCCGGGGCATCTTCATCTCGCACATCCACGACGACCACACCGGGGACCTGATGGCCTTCGCCCGCGCGAACGAGCCCATCGATCTCTTCACCACCCGCGAGGTCTGGGCCTGCCTCTCGATCAAGCTCGCGGCCATCCTCGACATCGACGAGGGCGCGGTGACGAGCTTCTTCCGCTTCCGCGAGGTCGTCCCCGGCACGCCCCTCTTCCTCGACGGCGCCCGCCTCGACTTCCACGACGCCTGCCACTCGGTGCCCTGCGTCGGGGTCACCGTCGCGGTCGCGGGCGAGGAGCTGGTCATCACCAGCGACACGGCGGGCCGCCGCCAGCTCATCGACATGCGGCAGAAGGGCGTCATCGACGAGGCGCGCTTCGCGTCGCTCGAGGCCCTCCTGAGGGGCCGGAAGGTGATCGTGGACGCGGGCGAGGCCACCATCCACGGCTACATCGAGGACTTCCTTCACCTGGAGGACCACGACAACCTGGTGCTGGCGCACCGCCACACCCTGCCCTCGCAGTACGAGGAGCGCTTCGAACTGGCGCAGCCCCTGCAGCTGTTCGAACTGGGAAACCTCGGCGCGGCCGCTCGTAACGCCGGAAAGATCGGCCGCACCCTCGATTCCTGGCACCTGAGCGACCCCGGCGCGTGGACGGAGCGCTTCGCCTCGGAAGCCAGCATGCGCGAGAGCGCCGCCGGCGAGGTCGTCATCAAGCAGGGGAGCGCGGCCGAGGACGGCTGCTTCTACCTGGTCACCCACGGCTTCTTCGACGTCCTGATGAACGGCGCCACCGTCGCGCAGCTGCGCGCGGGCGACTTCTTCGGCGAGCAGGCCCTGCTCGACGCGGCCGGCAAGCGTGCCGCCACGGTGCTCGCCACCACGCCGGGCCGGCTGCTCGCGATCCCGGGGGGGACCTTCCGGGCCATGCTCGCGGGCGAGGACGCCCTGGCCGCAGGCGAGGGCCGCGAGCTCTTGAGCGATCGCCTGCGCCGCCTGTGGGAGAACCGCCGGGCCATGGCGCGCAGCGCGGTCTTCTCGGGGCTGGACGCCTACACCCTCAACGCCTTCTCCCTTCGCCTCCAGCAGGTGCAGATGGGGCCCGAGCAGGTGGTGATCCGGGCGGGCTCCGCCGACGACGACGCGTGCTACCTGGTCGTGAGCGGGAGCCTGCGGGTCGAGAACCCGGACCTGGCCGAGGCGCCGGTGCTGCGCGAGAACGACCTCTTCGGCGAGGGGGTCGCGGGCGGCTTCACGCCGAAGCGCTCGGCCACGGTGCGCACCCTCGAGCCCTGCACCCTGCTCAAGCTGTCGCCCCAGGACATCCGGAGCATCGGCAACAAGCATCCGCAGGTCCTCTCGGCCCTGCGGGAGCTGGCCCAGCAGCGCCGCTACCTGCCCGCGGTCTAA